One window of Halopseudomonas maritima genomic DNA carries:
- a CDS encoding serine hydrolase domain-containing protein, which yields MAHRNCIAGVDLERISRIRSHLQSAYIDAGKLPGALTLVARRGELVYCHAQGLRDVERGLPVERDTLFRIYSMTKPVTSIALMQLYEQGRFLLDDPVHKYIPSWNNLRVYKTGVYPQVLTTACERPMTIRDLLTHQSGLTYGFMNRTNVDAAYRSLKLDGGPGLTLDRLIEELGRLPLEFSPGTAWNYSVATDVCGYLVQLLSGLTLDEYFQRHIFAPLGMLDTFFTVPADKLARFAACYQFQPGGSFSLQDDPQDSNFSKAHGFLSGGGGLVSTIDDYYRFAQALANGGELDGARIIGRKTLEFMRMNHLPNNQDLPGVSVGSFSETPYDGSGFGLGFSVKIDVAKSQTNGSTGEYGWGGMASTNFFIDPVEDLLMVFMTQLIPSSSYAVRQELRAIINGALVD from the coding sequence ATGGCACACAGAAACTGCATCGCCGGCGTCGATCTGGAACGGATTTCGCGTATCCGCTCCCATCTGCAATCAGCCTACATCGACGCGGGCAAGCTGCCCGGCGCCCTGACGCTGGTCGCCCGCCGCGGTGAACTGGTGTATTGCCATGCGCAGGGCCTGCGGGATGTCGAACGCGGCCTGCCGGTTGAGCGCGACACTCTCTTTCGCATCTACTCGATGACCAAACCGGTTACCTCCATCGCCCTGATGCAGCTGTACGAGCAGGGCCGCTTTCTGCTCGATGACCCGGTGCACAAGTACATCCCCAGCTGGAACAACCTGCGTGTCTACAAGACCGGTGTCTACCCGCAGGTACTGACCACCGCCTGCGAACGGCCGATGACCATCCGCGACCTGCTTACCCATCAGTCGGGCCTGACCTACGGCTTTATGAACCGCACCAACGTCGACGCCGCCTACCGCAGCCTCAAGCTCGACGGCGGCCCCGGCTTGACGCTGGATCGGCTGATCGAGGAACTGGGCCGCCTGCCACTGGAGTTTTCACCCGGCACCGCCTGGAACTACTCTGTCGCAACCGACGTGTGCGGCTATCTGGTGCAGTTACTATCCGGCCTGACTCTGGATGAGTATTTCCAGCGCCACATCTTCGCGCCACTGGGCATGCTTGACACCTTCTTCACCGTACCCGCCGACAAGCTGGCGCGCTTTGCCGCCTGCTACCAGTTCCAGCCCGGCGGCAGTTTCAGCCTGCAGGATGATCCGCAGGACTCCAATTTCAGCAAAGCGCACGGCTTTTTGTCGGGCGGCGGCGGACTGGTCTCCACCATCGACGACTATTACCGCTTCGCCCAAGCCCTGGCCAACGGTGGCGAGCTGGACGGCGCACGCATCATCGGTCGCAAGACGCTGGAATTCATGCGCATGAACCACCTGCCCAACAATCAGGACCTGCCGGGTGTCTCCGTCGGCTCCTTCAGCGAAACGCCCTACGACGGCAGCGGCTTTGGCCTGGGGTTTTCGGTCAAGATTGACGTCGCCAAGTCACAGACCAACGGCTCAACGGGCGAATACGGCTGGGGCGGCATGGCCAGCACCAACTTCTTCATCGACCCGGTAGAAGATCTGTTAATGGTCTTCATGACCCAACTGATTCCCTCCTCCAGCTATGCCGTGCGCCAGGAGCTGCGCGCCATTATCAATGGTGCGCTAGTGGACTGA
- a CDS encoding YkgJ family cysteine cluster protein, with the protein MSDHSPCLNCGACCATFRVSFYWGETDSAPGGDVPTHLTEQLTPYRACMQGTNQPKPRCVGLLGTVGEGVRCNIYEQRPSPCREFPFHGENGQDSPECQRARAAHGLPPLPSNPTRPRLIPTIAA; encoded by the coding sequence ATGAGCGACCATTCGCCCTGTCTGAACTGCGGCGCCTGTTGCGCCACATTCAGGGTGTCTTTTTACTGGGGAGAAACCGACAGTGCCCCAGGGGGTGACGTACCCACCCACCTTACCGAACAGTTAACGCCTTACCGTGCCTGCATGCAGGGCACCAATCAGCCCAAGCCGCGCTGCGTCGGCCTGTTGGGCACGGTTGGGGAGGGCGTGCGTTGCAATATTTATGAGCAGCGCCCCAGTCCGTGCAGGGAGTTTCCCTTCCACGGCGAAAACGGCCAGGACAGTCCGGAATGTCAGCGCGCCAGAGCCGCCCACGGCTTGCCCCCGCTGCCATCCAACCCGACGCGTCCGCGGCTGATTCCGACGATCGCAGCTTGA
- a CDS encoding zinc-binding metallopeptidase family protein, whose product MSYFEQLLQRSRGQQLFDYHPNGLLQRCSCGQPIFFDNTHCLRCGAELGYLPATGQLLALQPDAEHWQTQGDNPRAVRCCANRKGPAQCNWMIPAESDASLCLACDLNLTIPDLSQPDSGALWLEVEQAKRRLVAQLVLLGLPVVPRRLDPEHGLGFHLLRQLPGGPPVTTGHMAGEITLDLAEADPANREQRRQQLHEHYRTLLGHFRHESGHYYWDRLVQNSDWLTPYRELFGDERADYQAALKTHYQQPVSNWQQHFISQYASAHPWEDWAETWAHYLHMTDTLNAALDFGIQPGSLAMQVEPFDSSQLPSLPLGQDERAAFLDFCNRWVQLSSVLNVLARSMGQTDIYPFVLNVDSLRKLYLVHALIADSSTRTSAD is encoded by the coding sequence GTGAGCTATTTCGAGCAACTGCTGCAACGCAGTCGCGGACAACAGCTGTTCGATTACCACCCCAACGGCTTGCTGCAGCGCTGCAGCTGCGGCCAGCCAATATTCTTCGACAATACCCACTGCCTGCGCTGCGGTGCCGAGCTGGGCTATCTGCCAGCCACAGGCCAGTTGCTGGCCCTGCAGCCCGACGCAGAGCACTGGCAGACCCAAGGGGACAACCCGCGAGCTGTGCGCTGCTGCGCCAACCGCAAAGGCCCCGCCCAATGCAACTGGATGATTCCGGCTGAAAGCGACGCCAGCCTATGCCTGGCATGTGACCTCAACCTGACCATCCCCGACCTCAGCCAGCCGGATAGCGGCGCTCTGTGGCTGGAGGTGGAGCAAGCCAAACGCCGGCTGGTAGCCCAACTGGTGCTGCTTGGGCTGCCTGTGGTACCGCGCAGGCTGGACCCGGAGCATGGCCTGGGCTTTCACCTGCTGCGCCAGTTGCCTGGAGGGCCACCGGTAACTACCGGACACATGGCCGGTGAAATCACCCTGGATCTGGCCGAAGCCGATCCGGCCAACCGCGAGCAGCGCCGCCAGCAACTGCACGAACACTATCGCACCCTGCTTGGCCACTTCCGCCATGAGAGCGGCCACTACTACTGGGATCGGCTGGTGCAGAACAGCGACTGGCTGACGCCCTACCGCGAGCTGTTCGGCGATGAGCGCGCTGACTACCAGGCCGCCCTCAAAACGCACTACCAACAGCCCGTCAGCAACTGGCAGCAGCATTTCATCAGCCAGTACGCCAGCGCCCACCCATGGGAGGACTGGGCCGAAACCTGGGCGCACTATCTGCACATGACCGACACCCTGAACGCCGCGCTGGACTTTGGCATCCAACCCGGCAGCCTGGCCATGCAGGTCGAACCCTTCGACAGCAGCCAGCTACCGTCCTTGCCACTTGGTCAGGACGAGCGCGCCGCCTTTCTGGATTTCTGCAACCGCTGGGTGCAGCTCAGCAGCGTGCTGAACGTGCTGGCGCGCAGCATGGGGCAAACCGACATCTACCCCTTTGTGCTCAACGTCGACAGCCTGCGCAAGCTGTATCTGGTGCATGCCCTGATTGCCGATAGCAGCACTCGCACTAGCGCCGACTGA
- a CDS encoding alpha-E domain-containing protein, whose protein sequence is MLSRVAENIYWMARYLERAEDTARLLSVNSHLLLDLPRSTKLGWAEIIAITGNDALFDELYPTRDEASVLSFMCGDRRYSGSILSSLAAARENLRTTRDVIPREIWEEVNQLYLSVKDQVGSGITPRRRDAFLGRVIRSCQTVNGLIEGTLSYTQVRSFLMLGRQLERADMTTRIIDVRSANLLPRSAEDLKPFETLQWMSVLKSLTGYQMYRQHVRLRIRGPDVLSFLLQDRLFPRSVACCMERLANALQTLPRHELALQEVETCRQNLSKPDVTLLAAEPDELHAFVDEIQIDFDELHAAISQTYFAGQEQLQSSS, encoded by the coding sequence ATGCTTTCACGTGTAGCCGAAAACATTTACTGGATGGCCCGCTACCTGGAGCGCGCCGAAGACACCGCTCGCCTGCTGAGCGTCAACAGCCATCTGCTGCTCGACCTGCCCCGCTCGACCAAGCTTGGCTGGGCCGAGATCATCGCCATCACCGGTAACGACGCCCTGTTCGATGAGCTCTACCCCACCCGCGATGAAGCCAGCGTGCTGTCTTTCATGTGCGGTGACCGCCGCTATTCCGGCTCGATTCTCAGCTCCCTGGCCGCCGCCCGCGAAAACCTGCGCACCACCCGCGACGTAATCCCGCGTGAGATCTGGGAAGAGGTCAACCAGCTGTACCTGAGCGTCAAGGACCAGGTGGGCTCTGGTATCACACCGCGCCGGCGAGACGCCTTTCTCGGCCGGGTGATCCGCAGCTGCCAAACCGTCAATGGGCTTATCGAGGGCACCCTGAGTTACACCCAGGTGCGCTCCTTCCTGATGCTCGGACGCCAGCTGGAACGCGCCGACATGACCACGCGCATCATCGACGTGCGCTCGGCCAACCTGTTGCCACGCAGCGCCGAAGACCTGAAGCCCTTTGAAACATTGCAGTGGATGAGCGTACTCAAGTCACTGACCGGCTATCAGATGTACCGTCAGCATGTTCGGTTGCGCATTCGTGGCCCGGATGTGCTTAGCTTCCTGCTGCAGGATCGGCTGTTCCCGCGCAGCGTAGCCTGCTGCATGGAACGCTTGGCCAACGCCCTGCAGACCCTGCCCAGGCACGAACTGGCACTGCAGGAGGTGGAAACCTGCCGGCAAAATCTGAGCAAACCGGATGTAACCCTGCTGGCCGCCGAGCCCGATGAGCTGCACGCCTTTGTCGATGAGATTCAGATCGACTTTGACGAGCTGCACGCAGCGATCAGCCAAACCTATTTCGCCGGCCAGGAGCAGCTGCAGAGCAGCAGTTAA
- a CDS encoding circularly permuted type 2 ATP-grasp protein, translating to MSKVNWDDYTSKGFYDELIKAPGQPRAEAELLCQYLADLDARELNEHKTAAEVAIQLMGITFTVYTEGSMIDRAWPFDIVPRIIPLAEWQKTDAGLKQRVQALNMFIDDLYHDQKIVKDGVVPREVLAQSVNFRPQCVGISTPHNVWAHICGSDLVRDKDGTLYVLEDNLRVPSGVSYMLENRNVTKRVMPDLFATGLIQPVDDYTAQLYDMLASLSPRPGDDPSIVILTPGIYNSAYYEHSYLAQQMGVQLVEGTDLVVGDDDCVYMRKIDGLARVDVIYRRVDDMFIDPEVFNPDSMLGVHGLMRAWRKGNVALANAPGAGVADDKVIYAFVPKIIEYYLGQQPLLPNVPSYLCMFDDDRKYVLDNLDKLVVKPANESGGYGMLIGPHATKKERDTFAELIKADPRNYMAQPTLSLSTSPTLCGNSMEPRHVDLRPFILSGEATWVTTGGLTRVALTKGSLVVNSSQGGGSKDTWIVDLAGN from the coding sequence ATGAGTAAAGTAAACTGGGACGATTACACTTCGAAGGGCTTTTACGACGAACTCATCAAGGCACCGGGACAGCCCCGCGCGGAGGCCGAGCTGTTGTGCCAGTATCTCGCCGATCTCGACGCCCGCGAGCTGAACGAGCACAAGACCGCAGCCGAGGTGGCCATCCAGCTGATGGGTATCACCTTTACCGTGTACACCGAAGGCAGCATGATCGACCGGGCCTGGCCCTTCGACATCGTGCCACGCATCATCCCGCTGGCCGAGTGGCAGAAGACCGACGCCGGGCTCAAGCAGCGCGTACAGGCGCTGAACATGTTTATCGACGACCTCTACCACGACCAGAAAATCGTCAAGGATGGCGTGGTGCCCAGGGAAGTGCTGGCCCAGTCGGTTAACTTCCGCCCCCAGTGCGTCGGCATCTCTACCCCGCACAACGTATGGGCCCACATCTGCGGCTCGGACCTGGTGCGTGACAAGGACGGTACGCTCTACGTTTTGGAAGACAATCTGCGCGTCCCCTCCGGTGTGTCCTACATGCTGGAGAACCGCAACGTCACCAAGCGCGTGATGCCCGACCTGTTTGCCACCGGGCTGATCCAGCCGGTCGATGACTACACCGCCCAGCTGTATGACATGCTCGCCTCGCTGTCGCCGCGCCCCGGCGACGACCCGAGCATCGTTATCCTCACCCCCGGCATCTACAACTCGGCCTACTACGAGCACTCCTATCTGGCCCAGCAGATGGGCGTGCAACTGGTCGAGGGCACGGACCTGGTAGTCGGTGACGACGACTGCGTCTACATGCGCAAGATCGACGGGCTGGCGCGGGTGGACGTGATTTACCGCCGCGTCGATGACATGTTCATCGACCCCGAGGTATTCAACCCCGACTCCATGCTCGGCGTACACGGCCTGATGCGCGCCTGGCGCAAGGGCAACGTGGCACTGGCCAACGCGCCCGGTGCCGGCGTGGCAGACGACAAGGTGATCTACGCCTTTGTGCCCAAGATCATCGAATACTATCTGGGCCAGCAGCCGCTGCTGCCGAATGTGCCCAGTTACCTGTGCATGTTCGACGATGACCGCAAGTACGTGCTCGACAACCTCGACAAACTGGTGGTCAAGCCGGCTAACGAATCGGGCGGCTACGGCATGTTGATCGGCCCGCATGCGACCAAAAAGGAACGTGACACCTTTGCCGAGTTAATCAAAGCCGACCCACGCAACTACATGGCGCAGCCGACACTCAGCCTGTCCACCTCGCCAACGCTGTGCGGCAACAGTATGGAGCCGCGCCACGTGGACCTGCGGCCCTTCATCCTGTCTGGAGAAGCCACCTGGGTTACGACCGGCGGCCTGACCCGGGTTGCACTCACCAAAGGCTCGCTGGTCGTCAACTCCTCGCAGGGCGGCGGCAGCAAGGACACCTGGATCGTTGACCTGGCGGGGAACTGA
- a CDS encoding transglutaminase family protein — MTIRVALRHQTSYDFDKPVALSPHLVRLRPAPHCRTPVDAYSLKISGGEYFINWQQDPFGNHVARLVFPEKMRHLSIEVELVAPMTVINPFDFFVEEYAEQFPFDYQDGLRKELAPYLESPKPGPLLSKWLTSVSREECSITDFLVSLNQRLANDITYGIRMEPGVQTPEQTLELASGSCRDSAWLLVHICRQLGLAARFVSGYLVQLTADVKALDGPSGTETDFTDLHAWTEVFVPGAGWIGLDPTSGLLAGEGHLPLAATAEPASAAPITGASDPCEVEFGFAMSVTRVHEDPRVTKPYSDRQWQDILALGEAVDVRLDELDVRLTMGGEPTFVSIDDMDAPEWTIAAQGPTKRGLSERLLRRLRPHFAPHSLIHYQQGKWYPGEPLPRWALACYWRRDGKPMWQDDRWLADVDRDYGVDEHSAKRFAEALMRRLGVSGKHLLPCFEDAYYYLWLERTQPIDVDLRGEDLKDDENRLRLARLLERGLDRTVGYTLPLTRAEQGAWLSGDWPLRREQLYLVPGDSPMGLRLPLSSLPIARREEAQPLSLFDDAAPLPDLHGEVASRYSALQSYRLDGMHHMAEGQDWQEQLPELLDSGVIGTALCIEPRDGKLFIFMPPLTDLESYLELLACIEHTAAELDMPVCIEGYAPPSDNRIEKFMITPDPGVIEVNIMPAASWPELVRNTEILYEEARQTRLGTEKFMLDGRHTGTGGGNHVTLGGRTPAQSPFLRRPDLLASMLTYWQHHPSLSYLFSGMFIGPTSQAPRVDEARYEALYELEIALSQMPEGEVPQPWLVDRLVRNLLTDITGNTHRAEFCVDKMYSPDSATGRLGLLELRGFEMPPHARMSLMQQLLIRALVARFFANPYRQPLARWGTALHDKWMMPHYLWRDLCEVLADLREHGFDFAEDWFAPFLEFRFPHAGEVQYGDTRITLRQAIEPWHVLGEEVSGGGTARYVDSSVERLEVKLQDYNPARHVLTCNGFRVPLQATGVAGEAVAAVRYRAWQPPSALHPTIAVQAPLVFDLVDAWNARSLGGCTYHVVHPAGRNFERFPINANEAEARRMARFWDYGHTQGAMAEIQQAPGQEYPHTLDLRRAGVRTPGL, encoded by the coding sequence ATGACAATCCGCGTAGCACTAAGGCACCAGACCTCCTACGATTTCGACAAGCCGGTTGCGCTGTCGCCGCACCTGGTACGCCTGCGTCCGGCGCCGCATTGCCGCACGCCGGTTGATGCCTATAGCCTCAAGATTAGCGGAGGTGAGTACTTCATCAACTGGCAGCAGGATCCTTTTGGCAACCATGTGGCCCGCCTGGTGTTTCCAGAGAAGATGCGCCACCTGTCTATCGAAGTAGAGCTGGTTGCCCCGATGACGGTAATTAACCCCTTTGATTTCTTTGTCGAGGAGTACGCCGAACAGTTCCCCTTTGATTATCAGGACGGCCTGCGCAAGGAGTTGGCGCCTTACCTTGAAAGCCCCAAGCCAGGGCCCTTGTTGAGCAAATGGCTTACCTCTGTCAGCCGCGAAGAGTGCTCAATCACTGATTTTCTGGTCAGCCTCAATCAGCGGCTGGCCAACGATATTACCTACGGTATTCGCATGGAGCCGGGGGTGCAGACGCCCGAGCAGACCCTGGAATTGGCCAGCGGATCCTGCCGTGACTCAGCTTGGTTGTTGGTACATATCTGCCGACAGCTGGGGCTGGCGGCGCGCTTTGTCTCTGGCTATCTGGTGCAGCTGACCGCCGACGTCAAAGCGCTGGATGGTCCTTCAGGGACCGAAACCGACTTTACCGATCTACACGCCTGGACCGAGGTGTTCGTGCCCGGTGCCGGCTGGATCGGCCTGGACCCGACGTCAGGCCTGTTGGCGGGCGAGGGGCATCTGCCGCTGGCGGCCACCGCTGAGCCGGCTAGTGCCGCGCCCATCACTGGCGCCAGCGACCCCTGTGAAGTGGAGTTTGGCTTTGCCATGAGCGTTACGCGGGTGCACGAAGATCCGCGCGTGACTAAACCCTACAGTGACCGTCAGTGGCAGGACATTCTGGCGCTGGGCGAGGCAGTTGATGTGCGCCTGGATGAGCTGGATGTGCGTCTAACCATGGGCGGCGAGCCGACCTTCGTGTCTATCGACGACATGGATGCACCAGAATGGACCATTGCGGCGCAAGGTCCGACCAAAAGGGGGCTGTCCGAACGCTTGCTACGCCGACTGCGACCCCATTTTGCGCCCCATTCGCTGATCCATTATCAGCAGGGTAAATGGTATCCGGGCGAGCCGCTGCCACGCTGGGCGCTGGCCTGTTACTGGCGTCGTGACGGCAAGCCGATGTGGCAGGACGATCGCTGGCTGGCTGACGTGGACCGCGATTACGGCGTGGACGAACACAGTGCCAAGCGCTTTGCCGAGGCGCTGATGCGCCGCCTCGGTGTGTCGGGCAAGCATTTGCTGCCTTGCTTTGAAGATGCCTATTACTACCTCTGGCTGGAGCGTACCCAGCCGATTGATGTTGACCTGCGCGGTGAGGACCTCAAGGACGACGAAAATCGACTGCGCCTGGCGCGCTTGCTGGAGCGCGGGCTCGACCGCACCGTGGGCTATACCTTGCCGCTGACACGGGCAGAGCAGGGCGCCTGGCTCAGTGGCGATTGGCCGTTGCGGCGCGAGCAGCTCTATCTGGTGCCGGGTGATTCGCCCATGGGGCTGCGCCTGCCGCTTTCGTCTCTGCCCATTGCCCGGCGTGAAGAAGCGCAGCCGCTGTCGCTGTTTGACGACGCAGCACCGCTGCCCGACCTGCACGGTGAGGTGGCCAGCCGCTACAGCGCCCTGCAGAGCTATCGGCTGGACGGCATGCACCATATGGCCGAAGGGCAGGATTGGCAGGAACAGCTGCCCGAGCTGCTGGATAGCGGGGTTATCGGCACCGCGCTGTGCATCGAGCCGCGTGACGGCAAGTTGTTTATCTTCATGCCGCCGCTGACCGACCTTGAGTCCTATCTGGAGCTGCTGGCGTGCATTGAGCACACGGCCGCCGAGCTGGATATGCCGGTGTGCATTGAGGGCTATGCGCCGCCTTCGGATAACCGCATCGAAAAATTCATGATCACCCCGGACCCGGGTGTCATCGAGGTGAACATAATGCCGGCGGCCAGCTGGCCGGAGCTGGTGCGCAACACCGAAATTCTCTACGAAGAGGCGCGCCAGACCCGTCTGGGCACCGAGAAGTTTATGCTCGACGGCCGCCATACCGGCACCGGCGGTGGCAACCACGTCACCCTGGGCGGCCGCACGCCGGCCCAGTCGCCGTTTCTGCGCCGGCCTGATCTGCTGGCCAGCATGCTGACCTACTGGCAGCACCATCCGAGTCTGTCGTATCTGTTTTCCGGCATGTTTATCGGCCCGACCAGTCAGGCGCCGCGGGTGGATGAGGCGCGTTACGAGGCGCTGTATGAGCTGGAAATCGCACTGTCGCAGATGCCGGAAGGTGAAGTGCCGCAACCCTGGCTGGTTGACCGCCTGGTGCGCAACCTGCTGACGGATATCACCGGCAATACCCACCGCGCCGAGTTTTGCGTCGACAAGATGTACTCGCCCGACAGTGCCACCGGGCGCCTTGGGCTGCTGGAGCTGCGGGGTTTTGAAATGCCGCCGCATGCGCGCATGAGCCTGATGCAGCAGCTGCTGATTCGCGCTTTGGTGGCGCGGTTCTTTGCCAACCCGTATCGCCAGCCGCTGGCGCGCTGGGGCACCGCACTGCACGACAAGTGGATGATGCCGCATTACCTCTGGCGTGACCTGTGCGAGGTGCTGGCGGATCTGCGCGAGCACGGCTTTGACTTTGCAGAAGACTGGTTCGCGCCTTTTCTGGAGTTTCGCTTCCCCCACGCCGGCGAGGTGCAATACGGCGACACGCGTATCACCCTGCGTCAGGCCATCGAGCCTTGGCATGTGCTGGGCGAGGAGGTCAGTGGTGGTGGCACGGCGCGTTACGTGGACTCTTCGGTCGAACGGCTTGAGGTCAAGCTGCAGGACTACAACCCGGCGCGTCACGTATTGACCTGCAACGGCTTCCGGGTGCCGCTGCAGGCGACCGGTGTGGCGGGCGAGGCGGTGGCGGCGGTGCGCTACCGCGCCTGGCAGCCGCCGTCAGCGTTGCACCCGACCATCGCCGTGCAGGCGCCGCTGGTGTTTGATCTGGTGGATGCCTGGAATGCGCGCTCGCTGGGCGGCTGCACCTATCATGTGGTGCACCCGGCCGGACGCAACTTCGAGCGCTTTCCGATCAACGCCAATGAAGCCGAGGCACGGCGCATGGCGCGGTTCTGGGACTACGGTCACACCCAGGGGGCGATGGCAGAGATCCAGCAGGCGCCCGGACAAGAGTACCCGCATACCCTCGATCTGCGGCGCGCCGGGGTGCGCACTCCTGGTTTATAA